In the genome of Amaranthus tricolor cultivar Red isolate AtriRed21 chromosome 15, ASM2621246v1, whole genome shotgun sequence, one region contains:
- the LOC130801820 gene encoding senescence-associated protein AAF, chlorolplastic isoform X1: MALIPSKVLRYPAVLDQAANSNRQATLCTIPDSARLHFHSGSQVVSLRRSRSEHHNEARPNHSSNGLWSICRRHISYAKFQRLLVQCHSKGTPQTKSREDNRHTGECADIIGREGIDEKDNQKSWGGQKFASTSQGLANAYKYAYNDAKLVNERARQDIVLLSRGLRSLDARARQDVAILGSEFLKLDARAREDTEKIDYDVKRKAEYLHHIATILRDKAKSRLKTAADQHWSDGALEADLRRADLRAKKRAMEDTLMALEFVKNIHDIMVSKMYNFPIRRKNGSLSQNIMLEKNGKALDFFPGEVSNDRISAIQEAYWSMAAALSEADGVDYTDPEELELLITTLIDLDAMDGKSSVSLLAECSSSPDVNTRQALANALAAAPSMWTLGNAGMGALQRLAEDSDPAVAAAASMAINELKQQWEIQEGDSWRFMLDNNVTQEDGGFIS, from the exons ATGGCACTAATCCCTAGTAAAGTATTAAGATATCCTGCTGTTTTAGATCAAGCTGCTAATTCTAATCGACAAGCAACTTTATGTACCATTCCTGATTCGGCAAGATTACATTTTCACAGTGGAAGTCAAGTAGTTAGCTTAAGAAGATCGAGAAGTGAACATCACAATGAAGCCAGGCCCAATCATTCCTCGAACGGTCTATGGAGCATATGCAGAAGACATATTAGCTATGCTAAGTTTCAGAGATTGTTAGTACAATGCCACTCGAAAGGAACTCCTCAGACGAAATCGAGAGAAGACAATAGACATACCGGTGAATGTGCTGATATAATTGG CAGGGAGGGAATTGATGAGAAGGATAATCAAAAATCTTGGGGTGGCCAAAAGTTCGCTTCTACAAGTCAAGGACTTGCCAATGCCTATAAATATGCTTATAATGATGCCAAGCTTGTTAATGAAAGAGCACGTCAAGATATAGTCTTACTTTCTCG TGGCCTACGCAGCCTTGATGCTCGTGCACGTCAGGATGTAGCTATCCTAGGTTCCGAGTTTCTCAAGCTAGATG ctcggGCGAGGGAAGATACTGAAAAGATTGATTATGATGTCAAGAGAAAGGCTGAATATCTTCATCACATTGCTACA ATTCTTAGGGACAAAGCAAAATCGAGGCTAAAGACCGCAGCAGATCAACACTGGAGTGATGGAGCATTAGAG GCTGACTTACGGCGGGCTGACCTCCGTGCCAAAAAACGCGCAATGGAAGATACTCTTATGGCACTCGAG TTCGTGAAGAACATCCACGATATTATGGTTAGCAAGATGTACAATTT CCCTATACGCAGGAAAAATGGATCTCTGTCTCAAAATATAATGCTCGAAAAGAATGGAAAGGCTCTTGATTTCTTTCCGGGTGAAGTGTCAAATGATCGTATTTCTGCTATTCAG GAAGCGTATTGGAGTATGGCTGCTGCACTTTCGGAAGCTGATGGTGTTGACTACACCGATCCAGAAGAG CTCGAGCTGTTAATTACTACGCTCATAGACCTTGATGCTATGGATGGTAAATCTAGCGTATCGCTCCTGGCTGAATGTTCTAGCTCACCGGATGTCAATACTAG GCAAGCATTGGCGAATGCTCTAGCAGCAGCTCCGTCGATGTGGACACTTGGGAATGCTGGCATGGGAGCATTGCAG AGATTGGCAGAAGATAGCGATCCTGCTGTGGCGGCAGCTGCGTCAATGGCCATCAATGAGCTGAAGCAACAATGGGAAATCCAAGAGGGTGATAGCTGGAGGTTCATGCTTGATAACAATGTTACACAAGAGGATGGTGGCTTcataagttaa
- the LOC130801820 gene encoding senescence-associated protein AAF, chlorolplastic isoform X2 — MALIPSKVLRYPAVLDQAANSNRQATLCTIPDSARLHFHSGSQVVSLRRSRSEHHNEARPNHSSNGLWSICRRHISYAKFQRLLVQCHSKGTPQTKSREDNRHTGECADIIGEGIDEKDNQKSWGGQKFASTSQGLANAYKYAYNDAKLVNERARQDIVLLSRGLRSLDARARQDVAILGSEFLKLDARAREDTEKIDYDVKRKAEYLHHIATILRDKAKSRLKTAADQHWSDGALEADLRRADLRAKKRAMEDTLMALEFVKNIHDIMVSKMYNFPIRRKNGSLSQNIMLEKNGKALDFFPGEVSNDRISAIQEAYWSMAAALSEADGVDYTDPEELELLITTLIDLDAMDGKSSVSLLAECSSSPDVNTRQALANALAAAPSMWTLGNAGMGALQRLAEDSDPAVAAAASMAINELKQQWEIQEGDSWRFMLDNNVTQEDGGFIS, encoded by the exons ATGGCACTAATCCCTAGTAAAGTATTAAGATATCCTGCTGTTTTAGATCAAGCTGCTAATTCTAATCGACAAGCAACTTTATGTACCATTCCTGATTCGGCAAGATTACATTTTCACAGTGGAAGTCAAGTAGTTAGCTTAAGAAGATCGAGAAGTGAACATCACAATGAAGCCAGGCCCAATCATTCCTCGAACGGTCTATGGAGCATATGCAGAAGACATATTAGCTATGCTAAGTTTCAGAGATTGTTAGTACAATGCCACTCGAAAGGAACTCCTCAGACGAAATCGAGAGAAGACAATAGACATACCGGTGAATGTGCTGATATAATTGG GGAGGGAATTGATGAGAAGGATAATCAAAAATCTTGGGGTGGCCAAAAGTTCGCTTCTACAAGTCAAGGACTTGCCAATGCCTATAAATATGCTTATAATGATGCCAAGCTTGTTAATGAAAGAGCACGTCAAGATATAGTCTTACTTTCTCG TGGCCTACGCAGCCTTGATGCTCGTGCACGTCAGGATGTAGCTATCCTAGGTTCCGAGTTTCTCAAGCTAGATG ctcggGCGAGGGAAGATACTGAAAAGATTGATTATGATGTCAAGAGAAAGGCTGAATATCTTCATCACATTGCTACA ATTCTTAGGGACAAAGCAAAATCGAGGCTAAAGACCGCAGCAGATCAACACTGGAGTGATGGAGCATTAGAG GCTGACTTACGGCGGGCTGACCTCCGTGCCAAAAAACGCGCAATGGAAGATACTCTTATGGCACTCGAG TTCGTGAAGAACATCCACGATATTATGGTTAGCAAGATGTACAATTT CCCTATACGCAGGAAAAATGGATCTCTGTCTCAAAATATAATGCTCGAAAAGAATGGAAAGGCTCTTGATTTCTTTCCGGGTGAAGTGTCAAATGATCGTATTTCTGCTATTCAG GAAGCGTATTGGAGTATGGCTGCTGCACTTTCGGAAGCTGATGGTGTTGACTACACCGATCCAGAAGAG CTCGAGCTGTTAATTACTACGCTCATAGACCTTGATGCTATGGATGGTAAATCTAGCGTATCGCTCCTGGCTGAATGTTCTAGCTCACCGGATGTCAATACTAG GCAAGCATTGGCGAATGCTCTAGCAGCAGCTCCGTCGATGTGGACACTTGGGAATGCTGGCATGGGAGCATTGCAG AGATTGGCAGAAGATAGCGATCCTGCTGTGGCGGCAGCTGCGTCAATGGCCATCAATGAGCTGAAGCAACAATGGGAAATCCAAGAGGGTGATAGCTGGAGGTTCATGCTTGATAACAATGTTACACAAGAGGATGGTGGCTTcataagttaa
- the LOC130801823 gene encoding protein C2-DOMAIN ABA-RELATED 4-like, translated as MADIKVNPISNALGLLRVRVKRGINLAVRDVKTSDPYVILRLGKQKLKTRVIKKSLNPEWNEDLTLCVTDPNEPVKLYVYDHDTFSLDDKMGDAEFEIRPFLDAVNMRLEGLPNGTVITKVKPNRKNCIAEESCIVWNEGKVIQNMFLRLRNVECGEIELQLQWIDLPSSKAL; from the exons ATGGCGGATATAAAGGTGAATCCAATCAGTAACGCTTTAGGATTGCTTCGTGTTCGAGTCAAAAGAGGCATCAATCTCGCTGTTCGTGATGTTAAAACAAGCGATCCTTATGTTATTCTTCGTCTCGGTAAACAG AAACTTAAAACGCGTGTCATCAAGAAGAGTCTAAATCCCGAATGGAATGAAGATCTAACTCTTTGTGTTACGGATCCTAATGAACCAGTTAAATTG TATGTGTACGACCACGACACATTTTCTCTGGATGACAAAATGGGAGATGCGGAGTTTGAAATAAGACCGTTCCTAGATGCAGTAAATATGCGTCTGGAAGGCCTTCCAAATGGAACGGTGATCACAAAAGTAAAACCCAATAGGAAAAACTGCATCGCAGAGGAGAGTTGCATAGTCTGGAACGAAGGCAAGGTAATTCAAAACATGTTCCTTAGGCTTCGGAATGTGGAATGTGGTGAAATCGAGCTGCAATTACAATGGATCGATCTTCCTTCTTCAAAGGCTCTTTAA
- the LOC130801820 gene encoding senescence-associated protein SPA15, chloroplastic isoform X3 produces the protein MALIPSKVLRYPAVLDQAANSNRQATLCTIPDSARLHFHSGSQVVSLRRSRSEHHNEARPNHSSNGLWSICRRHISYAKFQRLLVQCHSKGTPQTKSREDNRHTGECADIIGREGIDEKDNQKSWGGQKFASTSQGLANAYKYAYNDAKLVNERARQDIVLLSRGLRSLDARARQDVAILGSEFLKLDARAREDTEKIDYDVKRKAEYLHHIATILRDKAKSRLKTAADQHWSDGALEADLRRADLRAKKRAMEDTLMALEFVKNIHDIMVSKMYNFPIRRKNGSLSQNIMLEKNGKALDFFPGEVSNDRISAIQEAYWSMAAALSEADGVDYTDPEELELLITTLIDLDAMDGKSSVSLLAECSSSPDVNTRQALANALAAAPSMWTLGNAGMGALQ, from the exons ATGGCACTAATCCCTAGTAAAGTATTAAGATATCCTGCTGTTTTAGATCAAGCTGCTAATTCTAATCGACAAGCAACTTTATGTACCATTCCTGATTCGGCAAGATTACATTTTCACAGTGGAAGTCAAGTAGTTAGCTTAAGAAGATCGAGAAGTGAACATCACAATGAAGCCAGGCCCAATCATTCCTCGAACGGTCTATGGAGCATATGCAGAAGACATATTAGCTATGCTAAGTTTCAGAGATTGTTAGTACAATGCCACTCGAAAGGAACTCCTCAGACGAAATCGAGAGAAGACAATAGACATACCGGTGAATGTGCTGATATAATTGG CAGGGAGGGAATTGATGAGAAGGATAATCAAAAATCTTGGGGTGGCCAAAAGTTCGCTTCTACAAGTCAAGGACTTGCCAATGCCTATAAATATGCTTATAATGATGCCAAGCTTGTTAATGAAAGAGCACGTCAAGATATAGTCTTACTTTCTCG TGGCCTACGCAGCCTTGATGCTCGTGCACGTCAGGATGTAGCTATCCTAGGTTCCGAGTTTCTCAAGCTAGATG ctcggGCGAGGGAAGATACTGAAAAGATTGATTATGATGTCAAGAGAAAGGCTGAATATCTTCATCACATTGCTACA ATTCTTAGGGACAAAGCAAAATCGAGGCTAAAGACCGCAGCAGATCAACACTGGAGTGATGGAGCATTAGAG GCTGACTTACGGCGGGCTGACCTCCGTGCCAAAAAACGCGCAATGGAAGATACTCTTATGGCACTCGAG TTCGTGAAGAACATCCACGATATTATGGTTAGCAAGATGTACAATTT CCCTATACGCAGGAAAAATGGATCTCTGTCTCAAAATATAATGCTCGAAAAGAATGGAAAGGCTCTTGATTTCTTTCCGGGTGAAGTGTCAAATGATCGTATTTCTGCTATTCAG GAAGCGTATTGGAGTATGGCTGCTGCACTTTCGGAAGCTGATGGTGTTGACTACACCGATCCAGAAGAG CTCGAGCTGTTAATTACTACGCTCATAGACCTTGATGCTATGGATGGTAAATCTAGCGTATCGCTCCTGGCTGAATGTTCTAGCTCACCGGATGTCAATACTAG GCAAGCATTGGCGAATGCTCTAGCAGCAGCTCCGTCGATGTGGACACTTGGGAATGCTGGCATGGGAGCATTGCAG TGA
- the LOC130801821 gene encoding uncharacterized protein LOC130801821 codes for MKGKKQKGKCFECDYMENNEKKRYLITVNVLGSAGALRFIVNEDDTVNSVTLTALKLYAKQARLPALGSDSTKFLLYCANHGSDALKAWDEIGWCGARMFVLCRKPEHQPNMTDYISPTKPRPAHNWKSWLNKSLSFNIN; via the exons ATGAAGGGAAAGAAACAAAAGGGAAAGTGTTTTGAATGTGATTATATGGAGAATAATGAAAAGAAAAGGTATTTGATAACGGTGAATGTGTTAGGAAGTGCAGGAGCATTAAGGTTTATAGTGAATGAAGATGATACAGTTAATTCTGTTACTCTAACTGCTTTGAAATTGTATGCTAAACAAGCTCGGCTCCCTGCTTTGGGTTCTGACTCTACCAAATTCCTGCTTTATTGTGCTAACCATGGATCTGATG CACTGAAGGCATGGGACGAGATAGGATGGTGTGGAGCAAGAATGTTTGTGCTTTGCAGGAAGCCTGAGCACCAACCAAACATGACCGACTATATTTCGCCTACAAAGCCACGACCTGCTCATAATTGGAAATCTTGGCTCAACAAATCCTTAAGCTTcaacattaattaa